GTCAGGGCTTTTGATTCCAGGAAACTGAGCGAGGAACTGGGGTATGGACTATAAAAAGCTTTTGCTCGACAGGCTGCTGGATAAATTCGAAAAAAGCAGGGCTTACCAGGACGTAAGCCTGGCCAGGCGTAGGATTATGCTGAAACTGGGACCGCCGGAGTTCCCGGAATATAATATCGAAAAAAGCGAAACCAGGGAGCTCGTGAATTCCGCGGTCCAGGAACTGCGCGAAAAGGGACTGGTTGATTACGAGTGGTTGAAACACGAACGCGGCAATATTATTGACAAAACTTGGCTCAGGTTGGAAAACCTGTCAGGCGCTTACCAAGAAGCAGGCCGGGTCGCTAAAAGCGAGAAAGCGGCAGCTGTGCTGTCGGCGGTGAGGAAATGCCGGCAGGCTGTCAGCCTGCCCTGGATAGCCAGGTTTCTTGACGATGTTGAAGCCGCTGTTGTAACCAGGAAAACGCCTTTGCCTTACCTGCCTGAGGAAGTGGAGCAGGCGGAGGCGGTGCTGCGGGCGCTTAGCGCCGTCAATGAGAAGGATGAGGGGGAATGCCTGGAACGCGTGTTCAGCCTCAGGTGTTTTGGGGATTCCAAGTTCTTTGAAAGATATGCCAGGAAAAAAGTGGCCGAAATAATCAGGCATTATTTGGCAAAGGAGGGCGACTACCAGGAAACGCTGACGGAAGAAGAACTCTTAGCCCTGGTGGGAATAGTAAAATTCCCCGAACAGGTGGAATTCTGCGGGGAGTTGGTCGGGAGGCTCAGCGGGCGGGAGGTTAGTTTTGGCACGTTCAAATACGGCCTGGCCCTCAATTCGCCGACGCTGGCCGAGCTGGAGATAACTGGCTTTTGCAGTTCTGTGAGGCGGGCGCTTTTCATTGAAAACAAGGCCAATTATGTCGATTATGTGGCGAAAAACAAACGGGAAGACGAACTGGTCATCTTCCACGGCGGTTTTTTCAGCCCTATGCGGGGGAGTTTCTTTAAGAAAATTTATGAAGCCGGAAAACAGGCGGGGTTGGAGTTTTACCACTGGGGCGACCTGGATTTGGGGGGGTTCAGGATGTTCCACCGGCTAAAAACCTTGATCATTCCTGATCTGAAGCCATTTTTGATGGACAGGGAGGCGTTTCTTTCCCAAAGGCAGCACTGGTCGAGCATAGACCAAAAATACGGGGCGGAACTGGAAAAACTGCTGAAGAGGGAAGATTACGGGGAATTTCACGATGTAATCCGGCTTATGCTGGCAGAAAAGGTCCGGCTGGAACAGGAAGCGTTTTTGGTTTAAAGGGCGCTTTGGTAAGAACGGGCGGTGATTAACTCTCAAATACCTTTAAAAACAGCCTGAGAACGTCGGCGCCGCCGATAAAGGTCCCGGCTACGCTTCCCAGGTTTGCGGCCGCAACCACCAGCAGGATGTGGGTGACTTTATTGCGCCAGAAACCTTTCAGGGTAAAAATGTCCCCGGGGAGCCTTTCGAAATCTTCCACGCTGGGACGCCTGATATAAGCCTCGCTCAGGCCGGCAAACCAGCCCGCTGCCAGAAGGGGATTGAGTGAGGTTATCGGGGCGGCAATAAATGCCGCTGCCACAGAAAGGGGATGCCCAAAAGCGAGGATTGTCCCAATGGCCGCCAGTGAACCATTCCAGAGTATCCAGAGCGTTATCTGCTCTTTCCCCACGGACCTGTCGATGGAGAAGGTGGAAACGATTATCCCAAGGATAAGAAGAGGAATTAACCAGCCCGCTATCCTGCCTGCAACTGAGCGGGGCGGCAGGCTGGCCAGTTCATCCAGATCGTGGTTTTCTGCTATTCTTTCCATTATACCTGGGAGGTGACCGGCCCCTACTACCGCAACAACTTTAGGCCCGGGCGCCTCTTTTATTTTTTGGGCCAAGTACATATCTCTTTCATCAATCAAGACCTTCTTCAACTGGGGGAAAGAACAGGAAAAGTCGCTCAAGGCAAGGGTAAGCATGTCTTCCGTCTTGAGCTTCTCCAGTTCCTCCTCGCTGAGTTCTTCGTTATCAAAGATACTCAAGATAAGCAGGAAAAAAAGCTTGAGCTTGTTGAAAAAACCAAGGCTTCGCCAGGTCCTGACGAAGGTTGTTTGGATATTCCTGTCCGCCAGGACCAGTTCAGCCTCCACATTCCTGGCCGACTCTATTCCCTGGAGCA
The Peptococcaceae bacterium genome window above contains:
- a CDS encoding DUF2220 domain-containing protein yields the protein MDYKKLLLDRLLDKFEKSRAYQDVSLARRRIMLKLGPPEFPEYNIEKSETRELVNSAVQELREKGLVDYEWLKHERGNIIDKTWLRLENLSGAYQEAGRVAKSEKAAAVLSAVRKCRQAVSLPWIARFLDDVEAAVVTRKTPLPYLPEEVEQAEAVLRALSAVNEKDEGECLERVFSLRCFGDSKFFERYARKKVAEIIRHYLAKEGDYQETLTEEELLALVGIVKFPEQVEFCGELVGRLSGREVSFGTFKYGLALNSPTLAELEITGFCSSVRRALFIENKANYVDYVAKNKREDELVIFHGGFFSPMRGSFFKKIYEAGKQAGLEFYHWGDLDLGGFRMFHRLKTLIIPDLKPFLMDREAFLSQRQHWSSIDQKYGAELEKLLKREDYGEFHDVIRLMLAEKVRLEQEAFLV
- a CDS encoding TraB/GumN family protein, producing MPVQRISCLDKEIVLIGTAHVSRQSAEEVKEVIEKEKPSSVCVELCQARYDSIVDSDRWKKMDIIKVIKERKAVLLLVNLVLSSFQGRLARQFGIKPGQEMLQGIESARNVEAELVLADRNIQTTFVRTWRSLGFFNKLKLFFLLILSIFDNEELSEEELEKLKTEDMLTLALSDFSCSFPQLKKVLIDERDMYLAQKIKEAPGPKVVAVVGAGHLPGIMERIAENHDLDELASLPPRSVAGRIAGWLIPLLILGIIVSTFSIDRSVGKEQITLWILWNGSLAAIGTILAFGHPLSVAAAFIAAPITSLNPLLAAGWFAGLSEAYIRRPSVEDFERLPGDIFTLKGFWRNKVTHILLVVAAANLGSVAGTFIGGADVLRLFLKVFES